The region TTGCCATCGCTGTCACATTTTTAAGAACCTCAATATGGGTACTTCGTTCTTTAACAATGCCATGTTTGCCGACTTTTTCGCGTCCGGCCTCAAACTGAGGTTTAACTAATGCAACAACTAATCCGTTGGGTTGAATTATATTTTTTAAAGTAGGCAGAATTAACTTGAGAGAAATAAACGAAACATCAATTGAGGAAAATTGTGGTTGTCCCTGTGTAAAGTCCTCTAACTTGCTGTATCGAAAATTAGTATTTTCCATAACAACTACTCGCGGATCCTCACGCAGTTTCCAGACCAATTGATTAGTCCCAACATCTAATGCATAACTTAGCTTAGCACCATTTTTTAACATTACGTCCGTGAATCCACCAGTTGAAGAACCAATATCTAAAACCGTTAAGCCATCAACTGTGACATCAAACACTTTTAACGCTTTCTCCAGTTTGAGACCGCCCCGACTCACATATGGCATCGGTTTTCCTTTTAAATGTAATTCAGTGTCAGAATCGATCTTAACTCCTGGCTTGTCCAATCGTTCTTCATTTTCTCCAAGTATCTCACCCGCCATAACAGCTCGCTTAGCTTTTTCACGCGTTTCAAAAAGCCCCTGTTGCACTAATAAAACATCAACTCGTTCTTTACTCATTTTATTTCACCATCAATTTTAAAATCCGATAAAAATACTTCAAGGCTATCAGTTTCAAAATCTATTCTTTCTCTAATCTGAGTAATTGCATATTGACACTGCTGAATTACCCGATTTAATTCTTTTTTAGCTCCGTCTAATCCTAAAATACTTACATACGTATTCTTATTTAGACTGACATCTTTATTAGCTGTCTTTCCAAGTTCCTTTGATGTTTTAGTGACATCCAATATATCATCAAAAATTTGAAAGGCTAAACCGAAATTCCTTCCAAACTCTTTATACCAAGATCGTAGTTCTTCAGAAATATTGGAGTTGGAAACAACAATACCAGTCTCAACTGCTAGACTAATTAACCGACCTGTTTTATTTAAATGCAGCTGCTTTAATTCAGATAATGAATACTGAATATTATTTCCTAGAATATCTTCCAATTGACCGGCAATCATACCGTCTGCACCGGCAGCTGTTGCAAACAGATGCACTAATTCTTTAATCTGTTTGCCGTCGAAGTCAGTATCAGTTAACAATTGGAATGTATACGTTAATAACGCATCACCTGTAAGTATTGCTTGCGCCTCACCAAATTTTTTATGGCTTGTTAACTTTCCCCGACGCAAATCATCGTTATCCATTGCGGGTAAATCATCATGAATTAAAGAGTAAGTATGCAATACTTCCAAGGCCATCGCTGTCGTATAAGTAGAAGTATTAATCGTACCTCCTAATGAGCGAACAACGGCTAAAAAAAGAGCTGGTCGAATCCTTTTTCCACCCGCCTCCAACGAATATCGCATCATGGTTCGTAAATCGTTGTTTAAGCTGTCACTTTCAATCTTTTGATCCATAAAATGATTTAACATTTTTAAATCAAAAATTTTATCTTTACTATTCATTGTCATTGTCATTTACTTCAAAGGCGTCTTCATCACCATTATCTTTCATAACTTTAGCAAGCGTTTCTTCTGCATCCTTCAACGAGCTCTGCAGTTCATTACTTAACTCGACTCCCTTTTGAAACTCTTTTAAAGCTTCCTCCAATGGAACATCGCCTTGTTCTAAATGAGCAACAATTTGTTGTAAATCCTGTAAATTCTCTTCAAAAGTTTTTTCTTTATCCATTTTCTAAATTTTCCTTCTCAATCTTTTTAATTTCAGCACTAGCTTCGCCATCAGAAAAATGGAGATTTATCATCATTGATGGTTTTAAATCTGTCGCATTTTTAATAACTTTATTATTACTGGTTACGTATGAGTAACCCCGCCCCATAATTTTCAAAGGACTTAAATGATCCAAGCTTTCCGCTAATGAAGCAAATCGATTATTTTTATTTAAATATTGTTGCTTTGCAGCATTTTTGTTTCGTTCACTTAAATTAATAACAGTTTGCTTTAGAAGCTTAATTCTATTTGGAAAGTCGTTATTTGATAAATATAACGACTTAACTTCAAGTGATTTTCTTTTATCCTCAAGAATATTCCGTTGATTGTCAAATAACCGTTGTTTCAGCAGATCCAAGTTTTGAACATATCCCTCATACAATCTTTCTGGATTACTAAATAAAAACGATTTTTTAATATTCTTTAAACTTTGTTTCTTTAAATCCAGTAAATTTTTAGTTGCATTGATGACCCGAATACGTTGTTGCTCAAGATTTACTAGTTCATCAGTTAAAACGGGCGTTGCCAATTCTGCAGCGGCCGTCGGCGTTGCTGCTCTAACATCAGCTACTAAGTCCGCAATTGTTGTATCAGTTTCATGTCCCACGGACGAAATTACTGGCAATTCGCTATCAAAAATCGCTCTGGCTACATTTTCTTCATTGAAAGGCCACAAGTCTTCAATGGAGCCACCACCACGTCCAATAATTAATGTGTCAAAACTTGCTAACTGATTGGCGCGCTTAATCTGTCTTGTAATGTCCGCTGAGGCACCTTCTCCTTGAACCTGAGCAGGAAACAAAACAATCTGGGCGATTGGATAACGTCGCCGCACAGTAGTAATAATATCTCTAATTACTGCACCAGACGGACTAGTGACAACGGCGATTTTTTTAGGAAATTTTGGAATTGTTTTTTTAGCAATTGTAAACAGGCCTTCTTTTGCAAGCTTTTCTTTAAGCTGTTGATACGCTTGATACAATGCACCAATACCATCTGGTTGCATATTATCAATGTATATTTGATAACCACCATTACCAGGGAAAACACTGACTCGACCACTCACTAAAACTTTCATACCTTCTTCAGGCTGAAATTTAACTTTGGAAAATGCCGATTTAAACATAACTGCATTTATCTTTGAATTTTCATCTTTCAAACTGAAATATTGATGACCTGGTCTAATTCTAAAATTAGATATTTCACCAGATAAATATATTTTTTGTAAATAAGGGTCAACATCAAATTTCTTTTTGATGTAACTCGTTAACGCTGTTACAGTAAGATATTGCTCATCCATTTTAAATACTCCATTTAGCGAGATTTACGGTTTGTTTCATTAACATTGAGATCGTCATCGGTCCCACACCCTTTGGAACAGGGGTTATGAAACTAGCGATGGATTTAACCCCTTCAAAATCCACATCTCCGGTTAATTTTCCATTTTCATCACGATCCATACCTACATCGATTACAGTAGCACCAATTTTTACTTGATCCTTTTTTATAAAGTGTGCAATTCCTGTTGCAACAACCAAGATATCTGCCTGTTTAATTATATTTGTAATATTTTTTGTATGACTATGTGCAATCGTTACAGTGGCATTTTCATTTAACAGAAGATTTGCCATTGGTTTCCCTACAATATTACTCCTGCCAACAACTACGGCGTTTTTACCGTCTAAGTCAATCGAATATTTTTTAAACATTTCCATAATTCCCATTGGTGTACATGCGATCGGAAGATGATATGTTTCCCCAGAGCTAAGTTTTCCCACATTAATTGGGCTAAAACCATCTGCATCCTTGTTAGGAGAAATTGCTTCAATGATTCTTTGTTCGTTGATTTGTTCTGGAAGTGGCAATTGAACTAATATTGCATGAACGTCTTTATCTTTATTCAAATCTGAAATCTTGATTAATAGTTCTTCTTCGGAACTATTTACTGGCATTCTAATGATTGTAGACTTTATTCCCAAGCTCTCAGCCCTTTTATGTTTATTTCTCACATAGATTTGGCTGGCTTCATCTTCACCCACTAAAATCACAACTAAATGCGGTATTAAGCCTTCATGAGATAATTTTTCTACTTCAATTTTAGTTTGCCCATCAATTTCATTCGCGAGTTCTCGTCCGTTAATTATCATCGCCATTTTAAGTCCTCCGTTCAAATTACTATCTACAATTTTATCATAGAAAACCATTCGTATTATTTTTAAAAGCAATAAACTAGTGATTAAATAAGCCCTATTAAATTATTTAATTAAAATACAAAAAAAGCATAACAAAATTGTTCATCTTGTTACACTTCTATTAATTAATCTTTTTAAAAGCCTCTTCAATCGGCAATTTTTGACAAAACGCCGTTGATAAAACTCTTAGAACTTTCATCAGTGTATTCTTTAGCTAATTCAATTGCTTCATTGATTGCAACACTATTAGGTGTTTCTGTATGGAGTATTTCAAAAGTACCCAGTTCTAGAATCGTTAAATCTGGCTTTGCTAATCGTTGAAGAGTCCAACCATCTTTTAACTTTTCTGCAACCGTAGAATCTAAATCTTCCTTATTTGAAACAATCCCAGACACTAATTGTTGAAGGTATTGTTCATTATCAGGTGCAACTGTTCTGCCATCAATAATTTGATCAGTCAACGCCTCAACATTTACATCTTGATTGGCCTTTTGTGCAAAGGCCACTTGGAAAGCCACTTCACGAACTTGATGTCTTGTTAAACTCACTTATCTTCACCATCATTTTCTGCAAAAATATCATCTGGATTAATGTCAGATTTAACTTCTTCTGGTTCCATACCAACTATTTCAACATTCACTTCATTGATTACGATTTCGGTCATAAAAAGCAGTTGCTGCTTAATTTTTTCTTGAATTTGAGCAGCTGTCTGAGGCACCGAAATACCAAAATCTAGCATCACTCGAATATCAATTACCAGACCACGATCATCTTCACTTAATCGAACCCCTTTTGGGTTAGAATCCAATCGTAAAATTGCATTAAAACTTTTGGAAATCCCACTATCAACTAAGTGCACTCCCTTAATCTGTTCAACTTCAAGTCCCGCAATTGCTTCAACAACTTCTGGGGTAATTGAAATGTTTCCATTTGAAGAACTCGTATCTGTTAATTCCAAAAATTTACTTTCTGCCATTTTTATAACCTGCCTCTTTACTAATTAAGCGCGCGAAATATAACTTCCATCTGATGTATTGATGGTTAACACATCACCTTCGTTTACAAAAAATGGAACTTGAACCACTAATCCTGTTTCCAACGTAGCCGGTTTAGAACCACCACTGGCAGTATTTCCTTTGATTGTAGGTTCTGTTTCGGTAACCTTCAAATCAATTGTGTTAGGCAATTCAACTCCCAATGATTCTGATCCATAAAATGAAATACTAACTTCCATATTTTCAATTAGATAATTTTTTTCAACCTCTAAACGTTCACTTGGAATTTCAACTTGTTCATAGGTATTGTTATCCATAAAAATATAACTAGATCCATCATTGTAAAGGTACTGCATCTTCCTAGTTTCAATGTTAGCTTGTTCCATCTTTTCACCCGCGCGGAAAGTTTTTTCCTGAACGGCACCATTGCGTAAGTTCTTTAGCTTTGTTCTAACAAAGGCACTACCCTTACCTGGCTTAACATGCTGAAACTCAACAATTCGCCAAATATTATCATCAAACTCAATTGTTAGTCCATTTTTAAAATCTGATGTTGAAATCGTACTCATATTTCCATCCTCCAATAAACTTACTTACTCAATAATATCAATCGCGCTATCATTGTACAAGCTAATCACATTAAAAAAACGTCGGATAAGATCCGACGTTTAATGCAACCGATTATTCTGCGTCTGCGACTGGATAAACAGATACTTGACGCTTGTCACGGCCTTTACGTTCGAAGCGAACAACACCTTCTGCCAAAGCAAACAATGTATCATCATTTCCACGGCCAACGTTTGCACCTGGATAAATATGAGTACCGCGTTGACGATAAATAATCATACCTGCCTTAGCAGTTTGACCATCAGCACGCTTTGTACCTAAACGACGACCTGCTGAATCACGACCATTTGATGTTGATCCACCACCTTTATGGTGAGAGAAAAATTGTAAATTCATTTCCATGGTTAGTTCACCTCCATAATTATTTAATTTTAATATATTTTCCATATGACTGACTTACATCTACAAGACCTAACCGTAAACTTTTAAGTAGAACTTGCAATTGCTCGTCCTGCTTACTGTCAATCGTTCTGGGGACGGTTACATTGAGGTAACCACCATTCGCATTATCAGAATCCACGATTAGCTTGACTCCTGTAAGCTTCTCAGCACTGTTGACAGTGTTAATTGCTAAAACAGAAATTGCTGAACAAACAATATCCGAACCATATTCCGAATAATCAGCATGTCCAGTAATTTTAAAGCCTGTAATTCGCTTTTGATTCTCAAAAACTTGTGCTTGTATCATAAACTCACACCCGAATTATGCGTTAATTGAGTCGATCATAACCTTAGTATATGGCTGACGATGACCAGTCTTTGTATGTTGGTTCTTTTTAGCTTTATACTTAAATGTTGTAATCTTCTTTTGCTTGCCTTGTTTTTCAACTGTTCCAGCAACTGAAGCTCCATCAACAACTGGAGTACCAACTTTAGTAGTATCGCCACCAACGAAGACAACTTGATCAAAAGTAACTTTTTCGCCTTCAGCAACATTCAGCTTTTCAACAAAGATCGATTGACCTTCTTCAACTTTAAACTGCTTGCCACCTGTTTTAATAATTGCGTACATAACGTGCACCTCCTTGTTTTCTAATACTCGCCGAAATTAAGTGCTATGCTTTAAAACTCAATTCGAGCGGTTGTAGCGCAGAGTTCACGCAACGTTAATCATGATAACTCACTTTACGACTGGACGTCAAGCCTTATTCAGTAAAAAAATTCAATGGGTGCATTTCATTCTGTCGTGTTGGTGCTTTTAATACTTGGGCCGTAACTCCTGCCATATAATGTGGTGTATAAACCATTCCGGCCGATAACCAATCAATAATCATACCTACCAAACCATGTACATAAAAAGAATTTATTGTAGCCAGTGGATATCCACCAACGTTCATTCGGCTTTGAAAATACTTGGTAAATTGATTGAGATATAAATTAATTGTATTTTCAATAGCCTGAGCAAATCGCCCTTGTTCATCATTACATAATAGAACCGTATACATTTGATAATTAACAGCAATATTATCGAAAAGAGCCCCAATCGACATAACATAAACCTCATGTGACTTTATATCATCCACTGGAATTCTTCCTCTTGCATCAAGAATAACTGAACTAAAAAGGCCCACTACAATATCCTGAAGCGTTTTTTCGACGAAATCATCTTTATCCGTAAAATGTGAATAAAAAGATCCCCTTGTTATTCCTGCTTCATCGGTCAACTGTCGTACATTTAAATCTTCAACACTATATGTTTTTAACAAGTTAATTAAAGCAACTGTTAACTTCTTTTTAGTTTTTAGCACACGTGGATCACTCGAATTAACCATACTTCTCACTCACTTTTCTAGAACTTATCCTAAGTATAGTCAATAAACCATTTTATTTCTATTAAGTTGGCCCTTCAGCATGTAATTTAGAAACATTAACGAACTATGCTTTTATTCATGTCAGAAAACCTATAATTTTATCTATGAAATAAACTTTATATTTTTCACAAAATTTATTTTCGCGTATACTAATCACAACTTATCCGCAGAGGAGGGTTAAATTTTTGGTAAACTGTTTACTATTTTAAATCGTGATAAATAATTTAACTTAGGAGATGTTTTAAAGTATGAAACAGGAAAGTATTTCAATCAAAATCATTGGTCGTTTAGCATCGTTTTTATCAGTTTTAATGTATGTATCCTATATTCCTCAAATTTTTGCTAATTTAAATGGTTCATATGGTAATCCCATTCAGCCCCTTGTCGCAGGAATAAACTGTACCGTTTGGACCTATTATGGATTGTTCAAAGCCAATCGTGATTGGCCCATTGTTATTGCAAATTTGCCTGGAATAGTTCTGGGCTTTTTCACCTTTTTTACAGCGTTACATTAATTAACATTAAACTCACTCAGCATACCAATAATGTTTAACATTAATGTACTTTAAATTATTGAATTGACGTTAAAGAAATAAGAAGCACTTTGTTAATTGAAATTCGATTTAGAAAAAAAGCGATGACCTATTTACCATCGCTTTTTTCTATGCCCCATTATTCCGATACTTTATTCTTTTTATTTTCATAATTTGGTTTGCTAGCTGTTTCCAATCCGAATCATGAACAGGATCTTGTAAAATAACTTGTGGCAAATATACATTTGCCATATAAGAGTCAGATATATATAAATCTGTCCTTGAAAAAACGGTACTATCAATAACGATATTAAGTGATACTAAATCCATCAAGCGACTTTTAACATATTCCGTGTACAATGTTCCTTGTGAAAAATCAACTGTGATAAAAACTGTGTCCATAAATGCATTAGCCGGAATTGTGTCAACTAGGCTGAATAAAAAATAATAATAAATCTGGTTAACATTTTCAAACAATAATTCACGCTCTAGTTTACTTAATACAAACTTAATTTCTTTTGTCGCTATTGCGTCAATATTAGGGTAAACATCATGAAAAAATGATGTTTTTTTGTGATCAAAAAAAGTGGACCCATTAAAAAATGGAAACAGTGCTCTAAAATTAATCATGTCGAAGGATTTTTCAAGCTTAACTCTGTTAAAACTAATATCAACCTCATCATCAACGATTTGCATTTCTAACTTTGTCATTCTGGTAATATCTATTCTAAAATCTGATGTAAAATCTTGTGTATTCACTCTAATTATTTCATTA is a window of Pediococcus claussenii ATCC BAA-344 DNA encoding:
- a CDS encoding TlyA family RNA methyltransferase; the encoded protein is MSKERVDVLLVQQGLFETREKAKRAVMAGEILGENEERLDKPGVKIDSDTELHLKGKPMPYVSRGGLKLEKALKVFDVTVDGLTVLDIGSSTGGFTDVMLKNGAKLSYALDVGTNQLVWKLREDPRVVVMENTNFRYSKLEDFTQGQPQFSSIDVSFISLKLILPTLKNIIQPNGLVVALVKPQFEAGREKVGKHGIVKERSTHIEVLKNVTAMATQEGFNVEQLDFSPIKGGEGNIEFLILLKSVPGARGTINSSVDILNTVDRAYAELNATE
- a CDS encoding polyprenyl synthetase family protein; the encoded protein is MTMNSKDKIFDLKMLNHFMDQKIESDSLNNDLRTMMRYSLEAGGKRIRPALFLAVVRSLGGTINTSTYTTAMALEVLHTYSLIHDDLPAMDNDDLRRGKLTSHKKFGEAQAILTGDALLTYTFQLLTDTDFDGKQIKELVHLFATAAGADGMIAGQLEDILGNNIQYSLSELKQLHLNKTGRLISLAVETGIVVSNSNISEELRSWYKEFGRNFGLAFQIFDDILDVTKTSKELGKTANKDVSLNKNTYVSILGLDGAKKELNRVIQQCQYAITQIRERIDFETDSLEVFLSDFKIDGEIK
- a CDS encoding exodeoxyribonuclease VII small subunit produces the protein MDKEKTFEENLQDLQQIVAHLEQGDVPLEEALKEFQKGVELSNELQSSLKDAEETLAKVMKDNGDEDAFEVNDNDNE
- the xseA gene encoding exodeoxyribonuclease VII large subunit, whose amino-acid sequence is MDEQYLTVTALTSYIKKKFDVDPYLQKIYLSGEISNFRIRPGHQYFSLKDENSKINAVMFKSAFSKVKFQPEEGMKVLVSGRVSVFPGNGGYQIYIDNMQPDGIGALYQAYQQLKEKLAKEGLFTIAKKTIPKFPKKIAVVTSPSGAVIRDIITTVRRRYPIAQIVLFPAQVQGEGASADITRQIKRANQLASFDTLIIGRGGGSIEDLWPFNEENVARAIFDSELPVISSVGHETDTTIADLVADVRAATPTAAAELATPVLTDELVNLEQQRIRVINATKNLLDLKKQSLKNIKKSFLFSNPERLYEGYVQNLDLLKQRLFDNQRNILEDKRKSLEVKSLYLSNNDFPNRIKLLKQTVINLSERNKNAAKQQYLNKNNRFASLAESLDHLSPLKIMGRGYSYVTSNNKVIKNATDLKPSMMINLHFSDGEASAEIKKIEKENLENG
- a CDS encoding bifunctional methylenetetrahydrofolate dehydrogenase/methenyltetrahydrofolate cyclohydrolase, translating into MAMIINGRELANEIDGQTKIEVEKLSHEGLIPHLVVILVGEDEASQIYVRNKHKRAESLGIKSTIIRMPVNSSEEELLIKISDLNKDKDVHAILVQLPLPEQINEQRIIEAISPNKDADGFSPINVGKLSSGETYHLPIACTPMGIMEMFKKYSIDLDGKNAVVVGRSNIVGKPMANLLLNENATVTIAHSHTKNITNIIKQADILVVATGIAHFIKKDQVKIGATVIDVGMDRDENGKLTGDVDFEGVKSIASFITPVPKGVGPMTISMLMKQTVNLAKWSI
- the nusB gene encoding transcription antitermination factor NusB — protein: MSLTRHQVREVAFQVAFAQKANQDVNVEALTDQIIDGRTVAPDNEQYLQQLVSGIVSNKEDLDSTVAEKLKDGWTLQRLAKPDLTILELGTFEILHTETPNSVAINEAIELAKEYTDESSKSFINGVLSKIAD
- a CDS encoding Asp23/Gls24 family envelope stress response protein; the protein is MAESKFLELTDTSSSNGNISITPEVVEAIAGLEVEQIKGVHLVDSGISKSFNAILRLDSNPKGVRLSEDDRGLVIDIRVMLDFGISVPQTAAQIQEKIKQQLLFMTEIVINEVNVEIVGMEPEEVKSDINPDDIFAENDGEDK
- the efp gene encoding elongation factor P: MSTISTSDFKNGLTIEFDDNIWRIVEFQHVKPGKGSAFVRTKLKNLRNGAVQEKTFRAGEKMEQANIETRKMQYLYNDGSSYIFMDNNTYEQVEIPSERLEVEKNYLIENMEVSISFYGSESLGVELPNTIDLKVTETEPTIKGNTASGGSKPATLETGLVVQVPFFVNEGDVLTINTSDGSYISRA
- the rpmA gene encoding 50S ribosomal protein L27, which translates into the protein MEMNLQFFSHHKGGGSTSNGRDSAGRRLGTKRADGQTAKAGMIIYRQRGTHIYPGANVGRGNDDTLFALAEGVVRFERKGRDKRQVSVYPVADAE
- a CDS encoding ribosomal-processing cysteine protease Prp — translated: MIQAQVFENQKRITGFKITGHADYSEYGSDIVCSAISVLAINTVNSAEKLTGVKLIVDSDNANGGYLNVTVPRTIDSKQDEQLQVLLKSLRLGLVDVSQSYGKYIKIK
- the rplU gene encoding 50S ribosomal protein L21, whose product is MYAIIKTGGKQFKVEEGQSIFVEKLNVAEGEKVTFDQVVFVGGDTTKVGTPVVDGASVAGTVEKQGKQKKITTFKYKAKKNQHTKTGHRQPYTKVMIDSINA
- a CDS encoding TetR/AcrR family transcriptional regulator produces the protein MVNSSDPRVLKTKKKLTVALINLLKTYSVEDLNVRQLTDEAGITRGSFYSHFTDKDDFVEKTLQDIVVGLFSSVILDARGRIPVDDIKSHEVYVMSIGALFDNIAVNYQMYTVLLCNDEQGRFAQAIENTINLYLNQFTKYFQSRMNVGGYPLATINSFYVHGLVGMIIDWLSAGMVYTPHYMAGVTAQVLKAPTRQNEMHPLNFFTE
- a CDS encoding SemiSWEET family transporter, which encodes MKQESISIKIIGRLASFLSVLMYVSYIPQIFANLNGSYGNPIQPLVAGINCTVWTYYGLFKANRDWPIVIANLPGIVLGFFTFFTALH